The proteins below come from a single Micromonas commoda chromosome 8, complete sequence genomic window:
- a CDS encoding predicted protein gives MGDDEDEEFDEHEDDGFNDPRQTERAPKDVTDELAHFTREEARTQEKNASLVDRGQTEASQAVETAFDALAAYGVSGSPVSPSALSAFGLTSAPGSGNAWLQSGMSPPSPGAVAAAAAAAAVSAYGSLSSPSGKSRFAFEKPVTGSLTAEVEAAVATDMNEQHGLANTMDETTTTAGMPPARRAPVTWSDDAFKVPAPKPKSALLNTEEDPKLKNALVLARKDWMELTVSEVQEILKAVKTLIGRRRAPAAKKKSQEEILLHEDVERNKCIACGRCFDTPYKLEDHMNLHTGNQPFACTVPGCGAAFSNRTALSKHKKTHSKEFACPAPGCNLAFSNAYDLKRHSVTHSDERPFACKTCGKTFKLENALIAHQRVHTGEKKFKCEHPGCGKLFGYKVDLQRHERTHQGQKAKPSKLPSGTLGELPRGVID, from the coding sequence ATgggcgatgacgaggacgaggaatTCGATGagcacgaggacgacgggttcAACGACCCGAGGCAAACCGAGCGGGCGCCCAAGGATGTCACCGACGAACTCGCCCACTTCACTCGCGAGGAGGCCAGAACCCAGGAGAAGAACGCATccctcgtcgatcgcggaCAGACGGAGGCGTCGCAGGCTGTGGAGACGGCGTttgacgcgctcgccgcgtacggGGTCAGCGGGTCGCCGgtgtcgccctcggcgctgTCCGCGTTTGGATTAACCTCCGCGCCTGGCTCCGGGAACGCCTGGTTGCAATCGGGGatgtcgcccccgtcgcctgGAGCGGTTGctgccgcggctgccgcagCTGCCGTGTCGGCGTACGGATCCCTCAGCAGCCCCTCCGGAAAGTCCAGGTTCGCTTTCGAAAAGCCGGTTACGGGGTCGCTCACTGCCGAGGTGGAAGCTGCGGTGGCGACGGATATGAACGAACAACACGGGCTGGCGAATACTATGGATGAAACGACAACCACGGCGGGAATGCCACccgcccgccgagctccCGTCACTTGGTCGGATGATGCGTTCAAGGTGCCGGCGCCAAAGCCGAAGAGCGCGCTGCTCAACACTGAGGAGGATCCAAAGCTCAAGAACGCGCTCGTGCTGGCGCGAAAAGATTGGATGGAGTTGACCGTGAGCGAGGTGCAAGAGATTCTCAAAGCTGTGAAGACCCTGATTGGGCGACGAAGGGCGCCCGCTGCGAAGAAGAAATCACAAGAGGAGATCCTGCTTCACGAGGACGTAGAACGCAACAAGTGCATCGCGTGCGGCCGATGCTTCGACACGCCCTACAAGCTCGAGGATCACATGAACCTGCACACGGGCAACCAACCGTTCGCGTGCACAGTGCCCGGGTGCGGAGCAGCCTTCAGCAATCGCACCGCGCTGTCCAAGCACAAGAAGACACACTCGAAGGAGTTCGCCTGTCCGGCTCCCGGCTGCAACCTAGCGTTTAGCAACGCGTACGATTTGAAGCGGCACTCCGTGACGCACTCGGATGAGAGACCGTTTGCATGCAAGACGTGTGGCAAGACCTTCAAGCTGGAGAACGCGCTAATCGCGCACCAGAGGGTGCACACAGGGGAGAAGAAGTTCAAGTGCGAGCACCCGGGTTGCGGCAAATTGTTCGGGTACAAGGTTGACCTTCAGAGGCACGAGCGAACACACCAGGGGCAGAAAGCGAAGCCCTCGAAACTTCCCTCCGGAACCCTGGGTGAGCTCCCGAGGGGAGTCATAGATTGA
- a CDS encoding predicted protein has protein sequence AGSGDKKKLVFLGTPEVAASALEAILDAAEAPNAAFEVHAVVSQPGRPRGRGRSKSGPPPPSPVAEAAMRRGIPEDMVLCPVKANEPDFLQRLRDMEPDLMVTAAYGNFLPQKFLDIPRLGTLNIHPSLLPQFRGAAPVQRCLERGDAVTGVSVAYTVLKMDAGPVLRRVEHELNGDEKHDELLPELFATGAKALIEALPRVWDGTESFDTATPQAEYGDACEAPKTSPEEARMDFMGQNARTLHNKVRGFAGWPGTKAKFEVRKDGGDEGTVVEVKIITTKVVTDSEAGKEAKAANGAVELTKNSMRVPCGGGDWLEVLELQPPGKKAMKAGDYANGMKGSTL, from the coding sequence GCTGGATCGGGGGATAAGAAGAAGCTCGTGTTCCTCGGGACACCCGAGGTGGCtgcgtccgcgctcgaggctatCCTGGACGCCGCTGAAGCCCCGAATGCTGCCTTCGAGGTACATGCGGTGGTCAGCCAGCCTGgtcgaccgcgcggtcgagggAGGTCCAAGTCTGgcccgcctccgcccagCCCcgtggcggaggctgcgatgAGGAGGGGAATTCCAGAGGACATGGTGCTCTGTCCGGTCAAGGCGAACGAACCGGACTTTCTGCAGCGTCTGAGGGATATGGAGCCCGACTTGATGGTCACTGCTGCTTACGGCAACTTCCTCCCCCAGAAATTCCTCGACATTCCGCGGCTCGGGACGCTGAACATCCACCCGAGCCTCCTTCCGCAGTTTCGAGGTGCGGCGCCTGTTCAGAGATGtctggagcgcggcgacgccgtgacTGGGGTCTCTGTCGCGTACACGGTCCTCAAGATGGATGCGGGCCCCGTGCTCAGGAGGGTGGAGCACGAGCTCAACGGGGACGAGAAGCACGACGAACTGCTACCGGAGCTGTTCGCGACGGGTGCAAAGGCTCTCATCGAAGCGCTTCCGAGGGTTTGGGACGGCACCGAGAGTTTTgacaccgcgacgccgcaggCTGAGTACGGCGACGCTTGCGAGGCTCCAAAGACGAGCCCTGAGGAGGCGAGGATGGATTTTATGGGCCAGAATGCGAGGACACTGCACAATAAGGTGCGGGGTTTCGCGGGTTGGCCTGGAACCAAGGCTAAGTTCGAGGTGCGTaaggatggcggcgacgaaggcaccgtcgtcgaggtgaaAATCATCACGACGAAAGTTGTGACTGATTCCGAGGCTGGAAAGgaggcaaaggcggcgaacggcgcggttGAGCTCACGAAGAACTCCATGCGTGTGCCGTGCGGGGGAGGCGACTGGCTTGAAGTGTTGGAGCTTCAGCCGCCTGGAAAGAAGGCGATGAAAGCGGGAGATTACGCCAACGGCATGAAAGGGAGCACATTGA
- a CDS encoding predicted protein, protein MYAQCEADPNPEEAYERTHRLMADECLKLAQSHGGIYNKAAQFVASLQGGAGDKGIPKAYIEALKVVTDKAPFKKFSDMDECFREEFGGKSAKEVFASIEETPIAAASLAQVHRAVTKDGRHVAVKMQYPWLKHHLASDFAVFTMFGQQIKPGGFDLSWLVRDFQVSLTAELDFEGEAANAERCARDLAHRPDVLVPNVIKEFSSKRVMTTEYVPDMTRVDDREGLIKAGYDPKRVGAALASVFSEMVFVHGHVHGDPHAGNVYTEASASSTSVEPQIVLLDHGLYHDISDELRADFCELVRASV, encoded by the exons ATGTACGCCCAGTGCGAGGCCGATCCCAACCCCGAGGAGGCGTACGAGCGCACCCACAGGCTCATGGCCGACGAATGCCTGAAGCTCGCTCAGTCGCACGGAGGTATCTACAACAAGGCGGCGCAGTTCGTGGCGTCCCTGCAAGGAGGAGCGGGCGATAAGGGAATCCCGAAAGCCTAcatcgaggcgctcaaggtcGTCACGGACAAAGCACCCTTCAAGAAGTTTTCTGATATGGACGAGTGCTTCCGAGAGGAGTTTGGGGGCAAGAGCGCCAAGGAGGTATTCGCCTCCATAGAGGAGAcccccatcgccgcggcgtccctcgcgcaagtccaccgcgcggtgacgaaggATGGCCGCCACGTGGCGGTCAAGATGCAGTACCCCTGGCTCAAGCATCACCTCGCCTCGGACTTTGCGGTGTTCACGATGTTCGGGCAGCAGATCAAGCCCGGAGGTTTTGACCTGTCCTGGCTGGTGCGGGACTTTCAGGTGTCCCTGACGGCCGAGCTGGACTTTGAGGGCGAGGCTGCGAACGCGGAGCGATGCGCCAGGGATCTCGCGCACCGACCGGATGTGTTGGTTCCCAACGTGATCAAGGAGTTCTCCTCGAAGCGGGTGATGACGACGGAGTACGTTCCCGACATGACCAGGGTCGACGACAGGGAAGGTCTCATCAAGGCTGGTTACGATCCCAAACGCGTGGGAGCCGCACTCGCGAGTGTCTTTAGCGAGATGGTCTTCGTCCACGGACACGTCCACGGCGATCCACACGCGGGCAACGTTTAC ACGGAAGCGTCGGCTTCGTCAACATCCGTCGAGCCCCAGATCGTCCTCCTGGACCACGGCCTGTACCACGACATCTCCGATGAGCTGCGCGCGGATTTCTGCGAGCTCGTCCGTGCGAGTGTTAa
- a CDS encoding predicted protein, with product MSGKKETVLDLGKFIDKGVRVKLAGGREVTGTLKGFDQLLNLVLDECEEYLRDPEDPLKVTDQTRSLGLIVARGTSVMVVSGLDGMEEIANPFLQPEGEMAPLE from the exons ATGAGCGGCAAGAAAGAGACCGTGCTGGACCTGGGGAAGTTCATAGACAAGGGGGTGCGCGTGAAGCTtgccggcggacgcgagg TGACCGGCACACTCAAGGGTTTCGATCAGCTCCTGAACCTGGTGCTGGATGAGTGCGAGGAGTACCTGAGAGACCCGGAGGATCCGCTGAAGGTTACTGATCAGACCAGGAGTCTTGGACTGATCGTGGCCCGCGGCACCTCGGTCATGGTGGTGTCGGGCCTGGACGGGATGGAGGAGATCGCCAACCCGTTCCTGCAGCCTGAGGGTGAGATGGCGCCGCTGGAGTGA